From Panicum hallii strain FIL2 chromosome 2, PHallii_v3.1, whole genome shotgun sequence, a single genomic window includes:
- the LOC112879987 gene encoding uncharacterized protein LOC112879987 isoform X1, translating into MAMAAERRLELAERWRGIQEDEEAEDGGEPYAARHRRLMRAKEEWFSRCYTFLVNLPKQEHIWCGYADIMGPFLETFHGFFDDEDENSSLRIIWRRVSQEMGICTQCVCEHHQAQGFFDTEYRSDTVDPLLKVLRLLDEERVTEHLIQINKKIQLKEYDPSCHGAEVVSIMFEVLMYPVLLDDQSLANQFQMFIETIDESYELSLSTNQQYPGVYALLFFKTGKARAIGLRLARSMGKLRRAVDLEPLQPLMQRYINFLEAEVLPSTSEHSRPRVQLKRADIWLGFKSLLGFLEAPAFEDGVLEKYPVFLNIVLNHVSDDTSDLSCAVSCLKASFEMLGCKLWLRTTLSPSVMRNTLLGHCFHTRDEKSHKEIFDLFLPFLQSLEALQDGEHEKQRRNILYFLLHQVTRSSNFSNLMRKNATKIALLIVQRGYTMSPPCPPTECAHMWGPSLISSIEDTSLHSSLRQPALGLIYIIVISDASALISYKLKYEAVKKDNVSNSVMFADDDDELPFSHDAEEKSQSCWNDFSVLNKLASRECKDWKCIPLLWYLTMVQLEPSKLPIAFSKAVLWGLSHVSVLEPGLATESSVPVNAWLSSHAGEVSSTFTWQVPNGADDGGGGKDCINTLKVLQFCTLLLKIFKRLAIHVMTQIEHCGLQKQWIWEPMMGESLILALVDNNDDVRQVGRAILEHVSQARGLTSGLQFLCSSASSLSAVFLGLRYAVQLVGTRSVLADFHSFHHLFFVMCKLLKEVVAQKPPVAQPGKPPEGGFLRQPYSSVVDSPPEHAVDVTNWGKFCTLLSATLWPFISTCLREGKELIGIKQCQISCVRLLELLPLVYERVNINCHSQSRNTMTAFQDPMDIAWFLDLTHWRKSSLPVIIRHWKQCMLSLLKKLKGSYSGTIQCYIEDLDNIISHDAVNIDELEDRISNLKLALSKEAPATVKRGGLIDAPMFKEPIVSVPSPVQGRYTGMDNVVNVESTKPSRSPDIHEIILLSDSEDNSPAADVSNEEVLSSVMDNDAPTASNMAKEIKPPEQRMLTNDRHVPLKPQICTPASNISASRPVSTDSRGSIAASKGLDGMKKLSLPKNANNNSLLPKSVKSSVSGTSQPQRPKLSSDTEKFKSIFRDISDDEDDPLDHALDYCRRPQIPSSKPSILVPKRQVVQLPVPVGRRQGSGTKVTSTRRLQPPKLGSWFKNILEMDYFAVVGLSSSEIVKKPALKEIPVCFDSQAQYVEIFQPLVLEEFKAQLQNSYVETPPDDMMCGCISILSVERVDEFLIVRARPENSQSIKFKGCMENDLILLTRDPLKNPKHQVHVLGKVERRESDKNKALIFVIKFFLFSNKARLNKVKRLLVERSKWFLNRVMSMTPQIREFSALSSLNDIPVLPAILNPVSCAASYHKSGKVHLDRLAHPLRKVLKSSYNESQLQAVSIAIGSAGSKTNFDLSLIQGPPGTGKTRTIVAIVSALLSLHADNPYKLPRNESLNSTDSTKPRAKISQSAAVTRAWQDAALAKQLEKDSRTECPGTSERFAKGRALICAQSNAAVDELVSRLSEGLYGADGKMYRPYIVRVGNAKTVHSNSLPFFIDTLVEQRLSDELKTNNDGKNSSDAESSSSLRANLEKIVDRIRHYESRRKLIESDKSEDGSPVPDENEVDEVSDEALGGKLNFLYAQKRKVSAELATAHAHEKKIADENKFLKHKVRKSILGEAEIIVTTLSGCGGDIYGVCSETASSNKYGTFSEHALFDVVIIDEAAQALEPATLIPLQLLKSRGTKCIMVGDPKQLPATVMSGLASKFLYECSMFERLQRAGYPVIMLTKQYRMHPEISRFPSLHFYENKLLDGAEMSEKSASFHDHDYLGPYMFFDIADGCEHCGRNAATQSLCNEFEADAALAILTYLKKRYPLEFSSRKIGIITPYRSQLSLLRSRFTSFFGPEIVAEMEINTVDGFQGREVDILVLSTVRASNSADDTHRTGEARSIGFVADVRRMNVALTRARLSLWIVGNARTLRTNSHWDSLVQNAEERNLFISIKRPYGLMFEKVQPHSRDIHGATRSYHTSHHLKQKDNRKAAMMSSKRIDARLQEQSTHAARNVEKEGKRPKEHSKWASCWDQKVLEAQESIVRSSEDRSEKQNDNIRSTKSSRQENIDQDSVMRNQMEGKKSTVNNDNHLELSKGLVKGGSHEGSSVRRQMESNIPAEQNVCKETNKASSNQDFQNPKVTHNSYKKNASRNNDMGTIKGSLKHDLNLKSASKKDDVSPPSVPDLHKLIQNAKGARKFSEKPRYDNPNQVDLSVNHDGILDPANKNDGACPPTNPDIKIANKAKRTSRFSEQPRPWNSTQVDPSHPSHFNEASSHVPELKKSQSTKLSSKKDLIAERKRQREDVDSLLSSALIPSSTHRTKKKK; encoded by the exons ATGGCGatggcggcggagcggcgtcTCGAGCTGGCCGAGCGGTGGCGCGGGATCCAGGAAGACGAGGAGGCCGAGGACGGGGGCGAGCCGTACGCCGCTAGGCACCGTCGCCTCATGCGGGCCAAGGAGGAGTG GTTTTCACGTTGTTATACTTTCCTGGTAAATTTGCCAAAACAAGAGCATATTTGGTGTGGATATGCTGATATTATGGGCCCCTTCTTGGAGACATTCCATGGCTTCTttgatgatgaagatgagaacTCATCTCTTAGAATAATTTGGAGACGAGTTTCTCAAGAAATGGGTATTTGCACACAATGTGTATGCGAACACCACCAGGCGCAGGGATTTTTTGATACTGAATATCGTTCAGATACTGTTGATCCCCTTCTGAAAGTATTGCGACTTCTTGATGAAGAGAGGGTAACAGAGCATCTTATACAGATCAACAAAAAGATTCAGCTCAAGGAATATGACCCTTCATGCCATGGTGCAGAAGTTGTTAGCATAATGTTCGAA GTTTTGATGTATCCAGTTCTATTAGATGACCAATCTTTGGCTAATCAGTTTCAGATGTTCATTGAAACAATTGATGAATCATACGAATTGAGCCTTTCAACTAATCAGCAATACCCT GGTGTCTATGCCCTACTTTTCTTCAAAACTGGCAAAGCTCGGGCCATTGGGCTTCGATTGGCTCGATCCATGGGGAAACTGAG GAGAGCAGTTGATTTGGAACCATTGCAACCCTTAATGCAAAGGTATATTAACTTCTTGGAAGCGGAAGTTCTTCCATCTACTTCAGAACATTCAAGGCCTAGGGTGCAGCTCAAAAGAGCCGACATATGGCTTGGATTTAAATCACT CCTTGGGTTTCTTGAGGCGCCAGCTTTTGAAGATGGAGTTCTGGAAAAGTACCCTGTATTCCTGAATATTGTACTTAACCACGTCAGTGATGACACATCTGATTTGTCGTGCGCTGTAAGTTGCCTCAAAGCTTCATTTGAAATGCTTG GTTGCAAACTTTGGTTGAGAACAACACTATCACCTAGTGTTATGCGGAACACATTATTGGGTCACTGTTTTCATACCCGAGATGAGAAAAGTCACAAAGAAATTTTTGATCTTTTCCTCCCATTTCTTCAG TCACTGGAAGCACTACAAGACGGTGAACATGAAAAACAAAGGAGGAACATTCTATATTTTCTTCTTCATCAAGTCACCCGGAGTAGTAATTTCAGTAATCTGATGAGAAAAAATGCCACTAAG ATTGCCCTTCTTATTGTACAAAGAGGCTACACAATGTCCCCTCCTTGCCCACCCACCGAATGCGCCCATATGTG GGGGCCATCTTTGATCAGTTCGATAGAGGATACATCCTTACATAGTTCATTGCGGCAACCTGCACTTGGTCTTATCTATATTATCGTAATTTCTGATGCTTCTGCCTTGATTTCCTATAAATTGAAGTACGAGGCTGTTAAAAAGGATAATGTAAGCAATTCTGTCATGtttgccgatgatgatgatgaattgCCTTTCTCGCATGACGCTGAAGAAAAGTCCCAGAGCTGTTGGAATGACTTCAGTGTTCTGAACAAGTTGGCAAGTCGGGAATGCAAGGATTGGAAATGCATCCCTTTGTTATGGTATCTTACAATGGTTCAGTTGGAACCCTCTAAGCTACCCATAGCATTTTCAAAAGCAGTCCTTTGGGGATTGTCTCATGTATCTGTTTTAGAGCCTGGGTTAGCTACAGAGTCGTCGGTGCCTGTTAACGCTTGGTTATCATCACATGCTGGAGAAGTTTCCTCAACATTTACATGGCAAGTTCCAAATGGCGCTGATGATGGTGGAGGTGGGAAGGATTGTATCAATACTCTCAAGGTGTTACAGTTTTGCACTCTCTTATTGAAAATATTTAAAAG ATTAGCCATTCATGTCATGACACAAATCGAACATTGTGGGCTCCAAAAGCAATGGATTTGGGAACCAATGATGGGAGAAAGCTTGATATTGGCGCTAGTTGACAACAATGAT GATGTGCGGCAAGTTGGGAGAGCTATCTTGGAACATGTATCCCAAGCACGGGGTTTGACTTCTGGGCTTCAGTTTTTGTGCTCGAGTGCATCTTCACTCTCTGCTGTTTTTCTGGGTCTAAGATATGCAGTTCAACTG GTGGGAACGAGATCAGTTTTGGCAGATTTTCATAGTTTCCATCACTTGTTTTTTGTCATGTGCAAACTACTTAAGGAGGTTGTTGCTCAAAAACCTCCAGTTGCACAGCCAGGAAAACCTCCAGAAGGGGGTTTCCTGCGGCAACCGTATTCAAGTGTCGTAGATAGCCCACCAGAACATGCTGTGGATGTTACTAACTGGGGGAAGTTCTGCACTTTGCTTTCTGCAACACTCTGGCCTTTCATTTCCACATGCCTTAGAGAAGGAAAGGAGCTAATAGGTATCAAACAGTGTCAG ATATCTTGTGTTCGTTTGCTTGAGTTGCTTCCTCTGGTGTATGAGAGGGTCAATATAAATTGCCACTCCCAATCTCGCAATACGATGACAGCGTTTCAAGACCCTATGGATATTGCATGGTTTCTTGACTTGACCCACTGGAGAAAATCATCTCTCCCTGTGATTATCAGACATTGGAAACAGTGCATGCTCTCTTTATTGAAAAAACTAAAAGGTTCATATAGTGGTACCATTCAGTGCTACATTGAAGATCTTGACAATATCATCTCACATG ATGCAGTCAATAttgatgaacttgaagatagAATTTCAAATCTTAAACTTGCACTGTCCAAGGAGGCTCCTGCAACAGTTAAAAGGGGAGGGTTAATTGACGCACCAATGTTCAAAGAACCGATTGTTAGTGTTCCTTCTCCAGTTCAGGGTAGATATACTGGCATGGACAATGTTGTGAATGTTGAAAGCACAAAGCCCTCCCGTTCACCAGATATTCATGAAATAATACTTCTTTCAGACAGTGAAGATAATTCACCGGCTGCTGATGTGTCCAATGAGGAGGTCTTGTCATCAGTTATGGACAATGATGCACCCACTGCTTCCAATATGGCGAAAGAAATTAAGCCTCCTGAACAAAGAATGCTGACCAACGATAGACACGTGCCTTTAAAACCACAGATATGTACTCCAGCTAGTAATATTAGTGCTTCTAGACCTGTATCAACAGATAGTAGAGGCAGCATTGCCGCCTCAAAAGGGTTAGATGGAATGAAAAAGCTGAGTCTTCCAAAAAATGCAAATAATAATTCCCTGTTACCGAAATCGGTTAAATCATCTGTTAGTGGCACTTCTCAACCACAGCGTCCAAAGTTGTCATCAGATACAGAAAAATTTAAGTCAATCTTCAGGGATATAtctgatgatgaagatgatccTTTGGATCATGCACTTGATTACTGCCGAAGGCCACAAATCCCATCATCAAAGCCTAGTATATTGGTTCCTAAGAGACAAGTTGTTCAGCTTCCAGTGCCTGTTGGAAGAAGACAAGGTTCTGGCACTAAGGTTACAAGTACTCGACGACTTCAGCCTCCTAAACTGGGTAGCTGGTTTAAAAATATATTGGAAATGGACTACTTCGCTGTTGTTGGGTTATCTTCTTCTGAGATAGTAAAAAAGCCTGCTTTAAAAGAAATTCCTGTATGCTTTGATTCACAAGCTCAATATGTTGAGATTTTCCAGCCACTAGTTCTAGAAGAGTTCAAGGCTCAGTTGCAGAATTCTTATGTTGAGACCCCTCCTGATGACATGATGTGCGGATGCATATCTATCCTCTCAGTTGAAAGAGTTGATGAATTCCTTATTGTCCGTGCTCGCCCTGAGAATAGTCAGTCTATCAAATTCAAAGGCTGCATGGAGAATGATTTAATACTACTCACGAGAGATCCACTGAAGAACCCGAAACACCAAGTCCATGTGCTTGGAAAG gTGGAGCGGCGTGAGAGTGATAAAAATAAAGCATTAATTTTTGTGATAAAGTTCTTTCTTTTTAGTAACAAGGCACGTCTAAATAAAGTGAAACGACTTCTTGTTGAAAGAAGTAAGTGGTTCTTAAATCGGGTTATGAGCATGACCCCTCAAATTCGTGAATTCAGTGCTCTCTCATCGTTAAATGATATCCCAGTGCTTCCAGCAATCTTGAATCCTGTTTCTTGTGCTGCAAGCTATCATAAATCTGGAAAAGTGCATCTCGATCGACTTGCACACCCTTTGAGGAAGGTATTGAAATCATCATATAATGAAAGTCAGCTTCAAGCTGTAAGCATTGCCATTGGGTCAGCAGGCTCTAAAACAAACTTTGATCTGTCCCTTATTCAGGGCCCTCCAG GTACAGGTAAAACAAGAACAATCGTAGCAATTGTAAGTGCACTGCTATCTTTGCATGCAGATAACCCTTACAAGTTACCAAGAAATGAATCCCTGAATAGTACTGATTCTACCAAGCCAAGAGCAAAGATTAGTCAATCTGCTGCTGTAACTAGAGCTTGGCAGGATGCAGCCCTTGCTAAACAACTAGAAAAGGATTCTCGGACAGAATGTCCTGGAACGTCAGAGCGGTTTGCAAAAGGAAGGGCTTTAATCTGTGCGCAGTCAAATGCTGCAGTTGATGAGCTTGTGTCAAGACTCAGTGAGGGACTGTACGGTGCTGACGGAAAGATGTATAGGCCTTATATAGTGAGAGTTGGTAATGCAAAGACAGTTCATTCTAATTCATTGCCTTTCTTCATTGATACACTTGTTGAACAAAGATTATCGGATGAGCTGAAGACTAATAATGACGGCAAAAATTCATCTGATGCTGAATCCTCTAGTTCTCTTAGGGCTAATTTGGAGAAGATCGTGGACAGAATTAGACATTATGAGTCAAGGCGAAAACTAATTGAGTCTGATAAAAGTGAAGATGGCTCTCCTGTACCTGATGAAAATGAGGTCGATGAAGTTTCTGATGAAGCTCTTGGTGGAAAGCTTAACTTCTTGTATGCACAGAAAAGGAAAGTTTCTGCAGAACTTGCCACTGCTCACGCACACGAAAAGAAAATAGCTGATGAAAACAAGTTTCTAAAGCACAAGGTACGGAAGTCAATTCTTGGAGAAGCAGAAATTATTGTGACTACACTGAGTGGGTGCGGAGGTGACATCTATGGAGTTTGCTCAGAAACTGCTTCATCTAATAAATACGGGACCTTTTCGGAGCATGCTCTGTTTGATGTTGTTATTATTGATGAAGCTGCACAG GCCCTTGAGCCTGCAACCCTGATTCCACTTCAGCTTCTGAAATCGAGAGGAACTAAATGCATAATG GTTGGTGATCCAAAGCAGCTACCTGCTACTGTGATGTCTGGATTGGCTAGCAAGTTTCTTTATGAGTGCAGCATGTTTGAACGCCTACAAAGAGCTGGTTACCCAGTGATTATGCTGACTAAACAG TATCGCATGCATCCAGAGATTAGCAGATTTCCATCTTTACATTTCTACGAAAATAAACTGCTTGATGGTGCTGAGATGTCTGAGAAATCAGCTTCATTCCATGATCATGATTATCTTGGTCCATACATGTTCTTTGATATTGCTGATGGTTGTGAACATTGTGGAAGAAATGCTGCTACACAGTCACTCTGTAACGAGTTTGAAGCTGACGCAGCTCTTGCAATACTGACTTATCTAAAGAAAAG ATATCCGTTGGAGTTCTCCTCTAGGAAAATAGGGATCATTACTCCATATAGAAGCCAGCTCTCTCTATTGCGTTCAAGGTTCACTTCCTTTTTTGGGCCTGAGATTGTTGCTGAGATGGAGATAAATACTGTGGATGGGTTTCAAGGTCGTGAAGTTGACATCTTGGTGTTGTCAACTGTTAGAGCGTCAAATTCCGCAGATGATACACATCGCACTGGTGAAGCACGCAGTATTGGGTTTGTTGCAGATGTTAGACGCATGAATGTTGCACTGACACGTGCCAGGCTTTCTCTATGGATTGTTGGAAATGCAAGAACTTTGCGGACAAATTCACACTGGGATTCCTTAGTACAGAATGCTGAAGAACGGAATCTGTTCATCTCAATTAAGCGGCCATATGGTTTGATGTTTGAAAAGGTCCAACCTCATTCCAGAGATATACATGGTGCTACTCGTAGCTATCACACTAGTCATCATCTTAAGCAGAAGGATAACAGAAAAGCTGCTATGATGAGCTCAAAAAGGATTGATGCTCGACTCCAGGAGCAATCAACTCATGCTGCAAGGAATGTAGAAAAAGAAGGTAAAAGACCTAAAGAACATTCAAAATGGGCATCATGCTGGGACCAAAAGGTTCTTGAAGCTCAAGAATCCATTGTGAGATCTAGTGAAGACAGGTCAGAAAAGCAGAATGATAATATCAGATCCACCAAGAGCTCACGGCAAGAAAACATTGATCAGGATTCTGTAATGAGAAACCAAATGGAGGGTAAAAAGTCAACTGTGAATAATGATAATCATCTAGAGCTTTCTAAAGGCTTAGTGAAAGGGGGCTCTCATGAAGGCTCCAGTGTCAGAAGGCAGATGGAATCGAATATACCTGCGGAGCAGAATGTTTGCAAGGAAACTAATAAGGCCTCGTCTAACCAAGACTTTCAGAATCCGAAGGTCACACATAATAGTTATAAAAAGAATGCCAGCCGAAACAATGATATGGGAACCATCAAGGGCTCATTGAAACATGATCTCAACTTGAAATCAGCAAGCAAGAAAGATGATGTTTCTCCACCTTCAGTTCCTGATCTGCATAAGTTGATACAAAATGCTAAAGGTGCAAGGAAGTTTTCTGAGAAACCTAGATATGATAATCCAAATCAAGTGGATCTCTCAGTTAATCATGATGGAATTTTGGATCCAGCAAATAAGAATGATGGTGCTTGTCCACCAACAAACCCAGATATTAAGATAGCTAATAAGGCCAAGAGAACTAGTAGGTTCTCTGAACAACCAAGACCTTGGAATTCAACACAAGTAGATCCCTCACATCCATCTCATTTTAATGAAGCAAGTAGCCATGTGCCAGAACTCAAGAAAAGCCAATCCACTAAATTAAGTAGTAAAAAAGATTTGATTGCAGAAAGAAAACGACAACGTGAGGATGTTGACTCTTTGCTTTCTTCAGCCCTTATACCGTCGTCGACTCATCGtaccaagaaaaaaaaatga